One Luteibacter aegosomaticola genomic window carries:
- a CDS encoding YciI family protein, whose amino-acid sequence MNDTIHLYLVMAMRNEAFQASAGAEHQVFLQGLIERGLLDMTGPFTDGTGGAYLLRAADLDTATQIAHGDPLHTSGSSTLTVHEWRVRRFP is encoded by the coding sequence ATGAACGACACGATTCACCTCTACCTGGTGATGGCCATGCGTAACGAGGCCTTCCAGGCCTCGGCCGGCGCCGAGCACCAGGTGTTCCTGCAAGGCCTGATCGAGCGTGGCCTGCTCGACATGACGGGCCCATTCACCGATGGCACCGGCGGTGCCTACCTGTTGCGCGCGGCCGATCTGGATACCGCCACGCAGATCGCCCATGGCGATCCGCTGCATACGTCCGGGTCGTCCACGCTTACCGTCCACGAGTGGCGCGTGCGCCGTTTTCCCTGA
- a CDS encoding TRZ/ATZ family hydrolase, with product MSSNDIRDIDLLIEARWVVPVEPHGVVLDDHAVAIDKGEILAILPADEARQHYAPRERVSLSEHALIPGLVNSHTHNPMTLLRGLADDLPLMVWLQEHIWPAEGRVMGPDFIRDGVELAVAEMIRGGTTCANENYFFPDVIAATYRQMGFRAVIGLPVIDFPTPWAKTSDEYFQRAEEVHDSLRGEPLLTTAFAPHAPYTVSDENFERIRVLSEQLDIPVHLHTHETAQEVEEGKARDGVRPFERLQKLGLVNERLIAVHMTQLTDGEIAACAAAGVSVVHCPESNLKLASGFCPAEKLRTAGVNVCIGTDGCASNNDLDMFGEMRTAAMLAKAVAGDAAAFDAASALRAATLNGAKAIGLGEKIGSIEPGKRADLAAVRLDDLETQPLYHVASQLVYATGRHQVSDVWIDGKRKLADKTLIGIDVEAIRDKARGWREQIAAEDAPE from the coding sequence ATGAGCTCCAACGACATCCGCGATATCGACCTCCTCATCGAAGCCCGCTGGGTCGTCCCGGTGGAACCGCATGGCGTCGTACTCGACGACCACGCCGTTGCCATCGACAAGGGTGAGATCCTCGCCATCCTTCCCGCCGATGAAGCGCGCCAGCACTACGCGCCGCGCGAACGCGTGTCGCTCAGCGAACATGCCCTGATTCCCGGCCTGGTGAACTCGCACACGCACAACCCCATGACCCTGCTGCGCGGCCTGGCCGACGACCTGCCACTCATGGTCTGGTTGCAGGAGCACATCTGGCCGGCCGAAGGCCGCGTGATGGGTCCGGATTTCATTCGCGATGGCGTGGAACTCGCCGTGGCCGAGATGATCCGCGGCGGCACCACCTGCGCCAACGAAAACTATTTCTTCCCGGACGTCATCGCCGCCACTTATCGGCAGATGGGCTTCCGCGCGGTGATCGGCCTGCCGGTCATCGACTTCCCCACGCCGTGGGCGAAGACCTCGGATGAATACTTCCAGCGCGCCGAGGAAGTGCACGACAGCCTGCGCGGCGAGCCGCTGCTCACGACCGCGTTCGCGCCGCATGCGCCGTACACCGTTTCGGATGAGAACTTCGAGCGGATTCGCGTGCTCTCCGAGCAGCTCGATATTCCCGTGCACCTGCACACCCATGAGACCGCGCAGGAAGTGGAAGAGGGCAAGGCGCGCGATGGCGTCCGTCCTTTCGAGCGCCTGCAGAAGCTGGGCCTGGTCAACGAGCGCCTTATCGCCGTGCACATGACCCAACTCACCGACGGCGAAATCGCCGCGTGTGCCGCCGCGGGCGTGTCGGTCGTGCACTGCCCGGAATCGAACCTCAAGCTCGCGTCGGGCTTCTGCCCGGCGGAGAAACTGCGTACGGCCGGCGTGAATGTGTGCATCGGTACCGATGGCTGCGCGTCGAATAACGACCTCGACATGTTTGGCGAGATGCGTACCGCTGCGATGCTGGCGAAGGCCGTGGCAGGCGATGCGGCGGCGTTCGATGCCGCCAGCGCACTGCGTGCCGCCACGCTCAATGGTGCGAAGGCCATTGGCCTCGGCGAAAAGATCGGCTCGATCGAGCCGGGCAAGCGCGCCGACCTGGCTGCTGTGCGTCTGGATGATCTGGAAACCCAGCCGCTGTACCACGTGGCCTCGCAGCTCGTGTACGCCACGGGCCGCCACCAGGTGAGCGATGTGTGGATCGACGGCAAGCGCAAGCTGGCCGATAAGACCCTGATCGGCATTGATGTCGAAGCCATCCGCGACAAGGCTCGCGGCTGGCGTGAGCAGATCGCCGCGGAGGATGCGCCGGAATGA
- the efp gene encoding elongation factor P: MASLGLNDVKTGKKILHNGDPWVITEADFIKPGKGQAFTRIRVRNLKDGRTTELTLKSSDSYEEANATDTDASFSYIEGTGDDREWIFMHSETFEQYRANLAAMGDAWKWLKGDEQCVITIFNETQIIAVQAPKFVELKIVETDPGVRGDTSGGGGKPATLETGAVVRVPLFVNQDEMIKVDTRTGEYDSRVK, translated from the coding sequence ATGGCGAGCCTTGGCCTCAATGACGTCAAAACGGGCAAGAAGATCCTCCACAACGGCGATCCCTGGGTGATCACCGAGGCGGACTTCATCAAGCCGGGCAAGGGCCAGGCGTTCACCCGCATCCGTGTGCGTAACCTCAAGGACGGCCGCACCACCGAGCTGACCCTGAAGTCGAGCGATTCGTACGAAGAAGCCAACGCGACTGATACGGACGCCAGCTTCTCGTACATCGAAGGCACCGGCGACGACCGCGAGTGGATCTTCATGCACTCGGAGACCTTCGAGCAGTACCGCGCCAACCTGGCCGCCATGGGCGATGCCTGGAAGTGGCTGAAGGGCGACGAGCAGTGCGTCATCACCATCTTCAACGAAACCCAGATCATCGCGGTGCAGGCGCCGAAGTTCGTTGAGCTGAAGATCGTCGAAACCGATCCGGGCGTCCGTGGCGATACCTCGGGCGGCGGCGGCAAGCCGGCGACGCTCGAAACCGGCGCCGTGGTCCGCGTGCCGCTGTTCGTCAACCAGGATGAAATGATCAAGGTCGATACCCGCACCGGCGAGTACGACAGCCGCGTCAAGTAA